In the genome of Sphaeramia orbicularis chromosome 13, fSphaOr1.1, whole genome shotgun sequence, one region contains:
- the hspb12 gene encoding heat shock protein beta-7: MALLTSTNRRSSSSSYRYSSSSSYRSEGSLGGSPDSLDPLFESYLDSADHSGLFGDVGPAAPNCLPPHSRHRRSSFGSSSGAMTGRQSSSGGGVRCVGDVYYMSADVSQFEPHDVVVMAYNHQVVIHAAKVMDDGTVGDTFTHKSLFPDDMDPLSICGTFSPDGVLVVRVHRTTALGEPEPLATPVYRSEAHL; this comes from the exons ATGGCTCTGCTGACATCTACCAATCGCAGATCTTCGTCCTCTTCGTACCGCTACAGCAGCTCCAGCTCCTACCGGTCAGAGGGCTCACTGGGGGGATCTCCTGACTCTCTGGATCCTCTTTTTGAGTCATACTTAGATTCAGCTGATCATTCTGGTCTGTTTGGAGATGTGGGACCTGCAGCACCCAACTGTTTGCCGCCACACAGCCGCCATAGACGATCTTCTTTTGGAAGCAGTA GTGGTGCAATGACAGGCCGTCAGAGCAGCAGCGGTGGGGGGGTCCGATGTGTGGGAGACGTCTACTACATGTCTGCTGACGTCAGCCAGTTTGAGCCCCATGACGTAGTGGTGATGGCCTACAACCACCAGGTCGTCATTCACGCCgcaaag GTTATGGATGATGGGACCGTCGGTGATACTTTTACCCATAAGTCCTTGTTCCCAGATGATATGGACCCCCTGTCCATCTGTGGGACCTTCAGCCCAGACGGAGTCCTGGTGGTCCGTGTCCATCGGACCACTGCTCTGGGAGAGCCGGAGCCACTGGCAACTCCAGTCTACCGCAGCGAAGctcacctttga